Below is a genomic region from Mesorhizobium sp..
ACAAGAAGACCGGCAAGAACGTCTTCACCGCCGAGGACGGCTCGGAAACGGAGGCGTTCGGCCATTTCATCGGCGGCATGCAGAAGCACGTGCCGGCCGCTCTGGTAATGTTCGCCCCCTATGTGAACTCCTACCGGCGGCTCACCCAGGCGGCGTCCGCCCCGGTCAATACCAAGTGGGGCTACGACAACCGCACGACCGCCTTCCGCGTGCCGCGCTCGGATCCGGGCGCGCGCCGCGTCGAGAACCGCATCCCCTCGTCCGACGCCAACCCGTATCTGGCGCTGGCCGCCTCGCTCGCCTGCGGCCTGATCGGCATCCAGCAGAAGATCCGGCCGGACGCGCCGGTCGGCACGACGGCGAACGAGGACGAGATCGACCTGCCCCGCGGCCTGCTCGAAGCCGTGGAATTGTTCGAGAACGACCAGCCATTGCGGGACATGCTGGGCGATGTGTTCGTGTCGACCTATGCGGCGATCAAGAAGGCCGAGTTCGAGACCTTCATGGAAGTGATCAGTCCGTGGGAGCGGGAGTTTTTGCTGCTGAATGTTTAGGGGAGTAGGGGAGTAGGGGAGATGTCTGATCGAGGCGGCTCGTATCAAGAGCTCGTCGTCTGGCAACAGGCTATGGACTTGGCAGTCGCCGTGTATGAAACAACGAAGACCTGGCCAAAGGAAGAGATGTACGGACTGACAAGCCAAGCTCGGCGCGCGGCCACCTCAGTGCCAGCAAACATCGCGGAAGGCTACGGGCGCGAACATCGCGGGTCATATCTCCAATTCCTTCGAATTGCGCAGGGCTCACTCAAGGAGTTGGAAACGCACATATTCATTGCCGACCGCGTCGGTGTTGCCGGCAATCGGTCGCTGGCGCCAATCCTGCAAATGATCGAAAGTGTCGGGAAGCTTCTGAGATTGCTGATCAGAAAGCTAGCAGCGACGTAGCACACCCTACTCCCCTACTCCCCTACTCCCCTACTCCCCTACTGCCCTACTGCCTCCGCGAAGCGCTATGACCTACACCTCCCCCATCTCCCCTGGCTATTCCTGGTATGAGGCGACTGTCGGCGAGCGGCCCGAGTATCCCGCGCTCGACGGCGATGTCTCGTCCGACGTCGTCATCATCGGCGGCGGCTATACCGGCCTTTCCGCCGCCGTGCATCTCGCCAAGGCCGGCACCAATGTCGTGCTGATCGAGGCGCATCGCTTCGGCGACGGCGCGTCGGGGCGCAACGGCGGCCAGTTGGGCACCGGCCAGCGCGCCGGCCCCGAGGAGATGGAGCAGGAACTGGGCTTCACCCGCGCCAAGGCACTGTTCGACCTCGCCGAGGAAGCCAAGGCGCATCTGCTCGAATTCGCGTCGACCCACGGAATAGAGATCGACTTCCGCCCGGGCCACCTGAACGTCACGCACAAGGCGCGCGAACTGCCCGACTTCATCAAATACGCAGAGGCGGCGGCGCGCTTCGGCTAC
It encodes:
- a CDS encoding four helix bundle protein, with the translated sequence MSDRGGSYQELVVWQQAMDLAVAVYETTKTWPKEEMYGLTSQARRAATSVPANIAEGYGREHRGSYLQFLRIAQGSLKELETHIFIADRVGVAGNRSLAPILQMIESVGKLLRLLIRKLAAT